Genomic DNA from Lactococcus garvieae:
ATTACGAGGCGATCATTCTCGATCCTGAGGGCAACCGTATCGAAATCACTGCCTAAAAGACTAAAAATTAATAAAGAAATATGTTTTAAAAAACTAGTCATTTTGTTATAATAATAGTATGAATTCAGAACTTATTATTTCTATGATTATTGCTATGATTGCAGGAGCTTGGCTCTTTATTGCGGGGATGTATATCTATAAACGTTATGATGAAAACCGTTATAAAAAACGTTTAGCGATAGAAAAGCTCTTGCGTGAGATTGAGGTTCGTAATACCTTAAACCAAAAGATTATCGAGATTTTGAACCGTCCGATTATTGGTGATGATGAAGCCATCATGAATCCAAGAAGTGATGTGAAGGTTCCTTTTTATGATTATAATTTTTTGAAAAATTACACTTCAATGTATAATCTGTACATTCCAGCCTATTTCTTGAGTACCTTTTTCAAAAATTTATCCCAGCATTTAGCTGTTTTTGAAGACGAACAAGACTTGAAAAATGGGGGTTATATTTTCAAAGATGCCCGTCCCATTTTTGAAAATTTTTCGGTCGAAATTACAGAGGATATTGAAGCTAAGAAAAAGGAACTGGAAAAAGCTAAAAATGTTTATCCATCTATGCTAAAACGCCAGTACTACAACATTTAAGTCCTTTCTAAAAATCTGTCCAATATGACAGATTTTTTAGAATAAAAAAAGAAAAGGGTCTTTTTTTTGTCTCCCAATTGTGCTATAATAGCAAATGCTAATGCCGCTAGGTATTATAAATATAAATCATGGATTTTTCCATATTGACACATTAATATAAAGGAGAGAGGGATGCTTACTATTTATACGGCCCCATCTTGTACAAGTTGTAAAAAAGCTAAAACTTGGCTTACTTATCACAATATACCATTTCAAGAACGTAACCTCATTGGCGACCCACTTTCAACAGAAGAAATTAGCCGTATTCTTGAGAAATGCGACGAAGGTGTTGAAGGACTTATTTCGAGCCGCAATCGTTTTGTTAAGACCTTAGGCGTTGATTTTGAAGATTTATCACTTTCAGCAGCAATCAAAATCATTTCAGAAAACCCGCAAATCATGCGACGTCCGATTATTATGGATGAAAAACGTCTACATGTAGGATATAATGAAGAGGAAATCCGTGCATTCTTACCACGTACAGTACGTATTTTAGAAAATGGTGGCGCACGCCTGCGCAGTGCAATCTAAAATCCAATGCAATTATTATAAGCACCAGCTGCAGGGTGCTTTTTGCTTTGCTTTTTTGTAGAATGTAAAAGCAAAGGGATCTCCATGTAGAAAATATCAAGAAGAGGGAAATATACTTTTGAGTGCAGCGGTTTTTCTAAGAGAAAATTTGCTTTGTTTTGCGTTATAATATAAGAATGGATATTTTTGATACGCACACGCACCTGAACTCAGATGAGTTTATTGGTAGAGAAAAAGAGATTGTTGCTCAAGCACATGACTTGGGCGTCAATCGCATGAATATTGTCGGAGTTGACCGAAAAACCAATGATTGGGCGCTGAAGCTTGCTTCAGAATTCGCCGAGTGCTATGCAACGATTGGCTGGCACCCTGATGAATGTGGGGGTTTTAATCAAGAAGCTGAAGCCTACTTACGAGAAAATCTGAAAAAAGAGAAAGTGTTGGCTGTCGGAGAGATTGGTTTAGACTATCATTGGATGGTGGAAACTAAGGAGCTCCAAGAAAAAAGCTTCCGCCGTCAGATTCAGATTTCAAAGGAGGCGGATGTTCCATTTGTCGTGCATACTCGTGATGCTTTGGAAGATACTTATGAGATTATAAAATCAGAAGGTGTGGGACCTCGCGGTGGGGTTATGCATAGTTTTTCTGGTAGTTATGAGGATGCTCAAAAGTTCATGGAGCTTGGACTGATGATTTCTTTTTCAGGGGTAGTAACTTTTAAAAAAGCCTTAGATGTGCAAGAAGCGGCTATGAAGCTGCCACTGGATAAGATTCTTGTGGAAACAGACGCTCCTTATCTCGCACCGATGCCTTATCGTGGGAGAGAAAACCAACCGGGTTACACCCGTTTTACTGCAGAAAAAATAGCGGAGTTACGTGGTATATCCTTGGAAGAAGTAGCAGAGCAAACTTATGCAAACGCTTTGAGGGTATTTGGTTTATCATGATAAAAGAAAAAATAGATAAGGTCATTGTTGTCGAAGGACGCGATGATACGACTAACCTTAAACGTTTTTATGACGTAGACACCTATGAAACGGGTGGAAGCAGTATTGACAACACAGACATTGAGCGTTTGAAGGTTCTTCAAGAAAAACGTGGAATTGTTGTTTTTACAGACCCAGACTTTCAAGGTGAACGTATCCGTAAAATCATCATGCAAGCTATCCCTGAGGCACAGCACGCTTTCCTCAAACGAGAAGAAGCGCGTCCGAAAGGAAAAGGCTCTCTCGGCGTAGAACACGCCAAGCACGAAGACCTGCAA
This window encodes:
- the spx gene encoding transcriptional regulator Spx; translation: MLTIYTAPSCTSCKKAKTWLTYHNIPFQERNLIGDPLSTEEISRILEKCDEGVEGLISSRNRFVKTLGVDFEDLSLSAAIKIISENPQIMRRPIIMDEKRLHVGYNEEEIRAFLPRTVRILENGGARLRSAI
- a CDS encoding TatD family hydrolase — protein: MDIFDTHTHLNSDEFIGREKEIVAQAHDLGVNRMNIVGVDRKTNDWALKLASEFAECYATIGWHPDECGGFNQEAEAYLRENLKKEKVLAVGEIGLDYHWMVETKELQEKSFRRQIQISKEADVPFVVHTRDALEDTYEIIKSEGVGPRGGVMHSFSGSYEDAQKFMELGLMISFSGVVTFKKALDVQEAAMKLPLDKILVETDAPYLAPMPYRGRENQPGYTRFTAEKIAELRGISLEEVAEQTYANALRVFGLS
- the rnmV gene encoding ribonuclease M5, translated to MMIKEKIDKVIVVEGRDDTTNLKRFYDVDTYETGGSSIDNTDIERLKVLQEKRGIVVFTDPDFQGERIRKIIMQAIPEAQHAFLKREEARPKGKGSLGVEHAKHEDLQKALGDLTGGKGILPTVTQADLITYGLILRPDSRQRREYLCEELRIGYANGKQILKRLNMFGIRLEQIKEAMKGYK